A genomic segment from Cygnus atratus isolate AKBS03 ecotype Queensland, Australia chromosome Z, CAtr_DNAZoo_HiC_assembly, whole genome shotgun sequence encodes:
- the ERMP1 gene encoding endoplasmic reticulum metallopeptidase 1: protein MERSAAAAVRRLRAAGGERDRDRDRDRDRDRRPPAPPREAGGDGAAAPPGKTRDGSRRRPQALSERRAAALVLLYLLALRGLAHVAHRHLLSRPQRGGHPHFSAHRARGYLDNITAIGPRTVGSPENEVLAVNYLLEQIRAIETESTDVHKISVDIQRPTGSFSIDFLGGFTSYYANITNVVVKLEPRNGAEHAVLSNCHFDSVPNTPGASDDAVSCSVMLEILYTLSKSSEPLQHAVIFLFNGAEENILQASHGFITQHEWAKSIRAFINLEAAGVGGKELVFQTGPENPWLVQAYVFAAKHPFASVVAQEIFQSGIIPADTDFRIYRDFGNVPGIDLAFIENGYIYHTKYDTSDRILTDSIQRAGDNILAVLKYLATSDKLAKSFEYRHGNVVFFDVLGLFVLAYPARVGTIMNYIIAAIAFLYLSKKVLQPKTRAINNLKKFFTAFGLILLSWISTLVTVLIVAVFISLIGRSLSWYTHFYVSVFLYGTAAVAKLILVHTLAKKFYYKNMNDLNLGDVFFDASLLIWTIALAMITQMGLCSAFICTLWVAFPLLTKLMIHKEFRQKGATIKFVVMYMLGMFVPYLYMMYLSWTIFEMFTPIMGRSGSEIPPDVVLAGFIVAITMILSSYFINFIYLVKSTKMTLVSSTAVFVVTLILVCSGIFFPYSSDMANPKPKRVFLQHTSRRFHDLDGNLVKSDSGIWINGFDYNGISHITPHVPEINDTIRTPCEEWAPFCGLPWILPVHFMFRKNWYLPAPEIFPRSPVHFKVLAKELMPWNSVRLSFEVSGPSHMSLYIRPHEGSALSTWSLGDGTPVASVGGDYFVFYSHGLHATPWNFWIELTASEKHSDGIVSLAIAAHYFFGEDQKSPQLYALLERFPNWTFSSGWSCTYDLFVF from the exons ATGGagcggagcgcggcggcggcggtgcggCGGCTGCGTGCGGCCGGCGGGGAGCGCGATCGCGACCGGGACCGCGACCGCGATCGCGACCGGCGCCCTCCGGCACCGCCGCGAGAGGCCGGCGGCGacggcgccgccgccccgccggggaAGACTCGGGACGGGTCGCGGCGGCGGCCGCAGGCGCTGTCggagcggcgggcggcggcgctggtGCTGCTGTACCTGCTGGCGCTGCGGGGCCTGGCGCACGTCGCGCACCGGCACCTGCTGAGCCGCCCGCAGCGCGGCGGGCACCCGCACTTCAGCGCGCACCGCGCCAG GGGATATCTTGACAACATAACAGCGATTGGGCCCAGAACTGTTGGAAGTCCAGAGAATGAAGTTCTTGCAGTTAACTACCTCCTAGAACAAATTAGGGCAATAGAAACTGAAAGCACAGATGTTCACAAGATATCTGTAGACATACAGAGGCCGACAGGCTCCTTCAGCATTGACTTTTTAGGAGGCTTTACTAGTTACTATGCAAACATAACCAATGTGGTAGTGAAGCTGGAACCCCGAAACGGAGCTGAGCATGCAGTCTTATCCAATTGTCACTTTGATTCTGTACCAAATACCCCAG GTGCCAGTGATGATGCTGTTAGCTGCTCAGTGATGCTTGAAATACTTTACACTCTCTCAAAATCATCAGAACCCTTGCAGCATGCTGTCATATTCCTGTTTAatggagcagaagaaaatattttgcag GCTAGTCACGGCTTCATTACACAACATGAGTGGGCCAAGTCAATTAGAGCTTTTATTAACCTGGAGGCAGCAGGTGTAGGAGGAAAAGaacttgtttttcaaacag GACCTGAAAATCCTTGGTTGGTACAGGCATATGTATTTGCAGCCAAACATCCTTTTGCCTCTGTAGTGGCACAGGAGATCTTTCAGAGTGGTATTATCCCAGCAGATACAGACTTCCGGATCTACAGGGACTTTGGTAATGTTCCAG GAATAGATCTGGCTTTTATTGAAAATGGCTATATTTATCATACAAAATATGACACATCAGACAGAATTTTAACAGATTCCATTCAGAGAGCAG GTGACAATATTCTAGCTGTCCTAAAATACCTAGCAACATCAGATAAGCTGGCTAAATCTTTTGAGTATAGACATggaaatgttgtattttttgaTGTACTTGGCTTATTTGTCCTGGCTTATCCTGCTCGTGTTGGCACCATCATGAACTACATAATAGCAGcaattgcttttctttacttAAGCAAAAAAGTATTACAGCCCAAAACCAGAG ctATTAATAAcctgaagaaattctttactgcaTTTGGCTTAATACTACTAAGTTGGATCTCCACACTAGTAACTGTGCTTATTGTGGCAGTGTTCATCTCTCTCATTGGACGGTCTCTTTCTTGGTATACCCATTtctatgtttctgtgtttctgtatgGCACTGCAGCTGTAGCTAAACTCATCCTTGTGCATACTCTAGCCAAGAAGTTTTACTACAAG AATATGAATGACCTGAACCTGGGAGATGTGTTTTTTGATGCCTCATTGCTGATTTGGACTATAGCATTGGCTATGATTACTCAGATGGGCCTTTGTTCAGCATTCATTTGTACATTGTGGGTGGCATTTCCATTACTCACTAAACTGATGATCCATAAGGAATTCAGACAAAAAG GTGCCACAATTAAGTTTGTTGTCATGTACATGCTGGGAATGTTTGTTCCCTATCTATATATGATGTATCTTAGTTGGActatatttgaaatgtttaccCCTATCATGGGACGAAGTGGTTCAGAAATTCCACCAGATGTAGTGTTGGCAGGATTTATTGTGGCCATCACTATGATTCTGTCATCTTATTTT ATTAACTTCATTTACCTTGTCAAAAGTACAAAAATGACGCTAGTAAGTTCAACTGCTGTGTTTGTAGTCACTCTGATTCTCGTTTGCAGTGGAATCTTCTTTCCTTACAGTTCTGATATGGCTAACCCAAAGCCTAAGCGAGTCTTTCTCCAG CACACGAGCAGAAGATTTCACGATCTAGATGGAAACCTGGTTAAAAGTGACTCTGGTATATGGATTAATGGATTTGATTATAATGGAATATCTCACATAACTCCCCATGTACCTGAAATCAATGACACCATTAGAACTCCGTGTGAGGAGTGGGCTCCTTTTTGTGGCCTGCCTTGGATACTACCAGTGCATTTCATGTTCCG gaaaaactgGTATCTTCCTGCTCCAGAAATTTTTCCAAGAAGTCCCGTTCACTTCAAAGTTCTGGCCAAAGAGCTAATGCCCTGGAACTCTGTGAGGTTAAGCTTTGAAGTATCTG GTCCAAGTCACATGTCACTGTATATTCGGCCACACGAAGGGTCAGCTCTGTCCACCTGGTCTCTTGGAGATGGAACGCCAGTTGCTAGCGTAGGAGGAGACTACTTTGTATTTTACTCCCATGGGCTGCACGCTACACCATGGAACTTCTGGATAGAGCTTACA GCCTCAGAAAAGCATTCTGATGGAATAGTCTCCCTTGCCATAGCAGCACACTATTTTTTTGGGGAAGATCAAAAATCACCTCAACTCTATGCCTTACTGGAGAGATTTCCAAACTGGACGTTTTCTTCTGGTTGGTCCTGCACTTACgacctttttgtattttaa